A single window of Flavobacterium aestivum DNA harbors:
- a CDS encoding helix-turn-helix domain-containing protein translates to MQSISEAAAYALRFINQTHQSVFLTGKAGTGKTTLLKEIIATTHKNTVVVAPTGIAALNAGGVTIHSMFQLPFGGFIPDNSAPQFSDTTKFETKATLRRHFKMNNQKRAVIRNMELLIIDEVSMLRADLLDAMDYMMQTVRKKAAPFGGVQVLFIGDLLQLPPIIRDDEWRTLRTYYRGKFFFHAHVIQQYPPLYIELSKIYRQTDDRFISVLNNLRNNEITPSDIQTLNEFVKPDFDLKANKGYITLTTHNSKADVMNAQSLEDLEGKLTSFLPEITGDFPEKIYPVDPNLQLKVGAQIMFVKNDLSLDKNYFNGKMGVVKSMTSKEIWVHFPDEDKTIEVDKYEWQNIRYTVNEMTKEIEEEVLGSFVHYPIKLAWAITVHKSQGLTFDKAALDVSQVFLPGQAYVALSRLRSLNGLVLLSPLRMNGISNDQDVMDYAENKATEEALANALKRETKNFILNYLKNSFNWNELAQEWRNHQFSYNEDAENSAKSKHATWAQNQAGVIWQLLDPSSKFLVQLDKLFHSEQLEFSHISDRINAAFNYFMEPMDQLVYEILWKLEEVKRLKKAKAFYDELMVLDDLQTKAVLQLMKAKLMVAVLVKGETISKEKLTSEEIKKYKTTKVERVIEDFKKVNITLIEDEKDAERYAPKKTTKNEPKKSTVQETYELWLEKKTVNEIAKIRKFTQETILSHLTKLIQSKTITISEVMTKEKVAELTEAFAGYKEESVSPLKEKYGDKFSWEELRMFKASLNLN, encoded by the coding sequence ATGCAATCTATTTCCGAAGCTGCTGCTTATGCCTTACGTTTTATCAATCAAACCCATCAATCTGTTTTTCTAACTGGTAAAGCGGGAACAGGTAAGACTACACTTTTGAAAGAAATCATTGCGACTACGCACAAGAACACGGTTGTGGTGGCACCAACCGGAATTGCTGCGTTGAATGCAGGTGGTGTAACTATCCATTCCATGTTTCAGTTGCCATTTGGAGGATTCATACCAGATAATTCTGCTCCTCAGTTTTCTGATACAACTAAGTTTGAAACTAAAGCCACATTGCGTAGGCATTTTAAAATGAACAATCAAAAAAGAGCCGTTATCCGCAATATGGAATTGCTTATTATTGACGAAGTCAGTATGTTACGTGCAGATTTATTGGATGCCATGGATTACATGATGCAAACGGTTCGAAAGAAAGCCGCACCTTTTGGAGGTGTTCAAGTATTGTTTATAGGAGATTTATTACAATTACCACCAATCATCAGAGATGATGAATGGCGTACTTTACGAACGTATTACAGAGGAAAATTCTTTTTTCACGCACATGTGATACAGCAATATCCGCCGTTGTACATTGAACTGTCTAAAATTTATCGTCAAACAGATGACCGATTCATTTCTGTTTTGAATAATCTACGGAACAACGAGATTACGCCAAGTGATATACAAACGCTGAATGAATTTGTAAAACCAGATTTTGACTTGAAAGCCAACAAGGGATATATCACTTTGACAACCCACAATTCCAAAGCTGATGTGATGAATGCACAATCGCTAGAAGATCTTGAAGGAAAACTAACTAGTTTTCTTCCCGAAATCACTGGAGATTTTCCAGAAAAAATATACCCTGTCGATCCCAATTTGCAACTGAAAGTGGGAGCACAGATTATGTTTGTCAAAAACGATTTGTCGTTGGATAAAAATTATTTCAATGGAAAAATGGGAGTTGTAAAATCAATGACCAGCAAAGAAATCTGGGTGCATTTTCCGGATGAAGACAAAACGATCGAAGTTGACAAATACGAATGGCAAAATATTCGATACACCGTAAACGAGATGACCAAGGAAATAGAAGAAGAGGTTTTGGGAAGTTTTGTGCATTACCCAATCAAGTTGGCTTGGGCTATTACAGTCCATAAAAGTCAAGGTTTGACTTTTGACAAAGCTGCGCTCGATGTATCGCAAGTTTTTCTTCCTGGACAGGCATATGTAGCATTATCACGTTTGCGTTCCTTAAATGGCCTTGTTTTGCTTTCTCCGTTGCGAATGAATGGTATTTCTAATGATCAGGATGTAATGGATTATGCGGAAAACAAAGCGACTGAAGAAGCATTAGCTAACGCTTTGAAACGCGAGACTAAAAATTTTATTCTCAACTATCTGAAAAACAGTTTCAATTGGAACGAGTTGGCACAAGAATGGCGCAACCACCAATTTAGCTACAACGAAGATGCCGAAAATTCAGCCAAATCCAAGCATGCCACTTGGGCACAAAACCAAGCTGGAGTCATTTGGCAATTACTAGATCCATCTTCCAAGTTTTTGGTTCAGTTAGACAAATTGTTCCACAGCGAACAATTGGAATTCTCTCATATTTCTGACCGAATCAATGCCGCTTTCAATTATTTTATGGAGCCAATGGATCAGTTGGTTTATGAAATCCTCTGGAAATTGGAGGAAGTTAAGCGACTCAAAAAGGCCAAAGCATTTTACGATGAGTTAATGGTTTTGGACGACCTGCAAACTAAGGCAGTTCTTCAGCTGATGAAAGCCAAATTAATGGTTGCAGTATTAGTAAAAGGAGAAACCATTTCTAAAGAAAAATTAACCTCTGAAGAAATAAAAAAATATAAAACAACCAAGGTAGAGCGTGTCATTGAAGACTTCAAGAAAGTGAACATTACGTTGATTGAGGATGAAAAAGACGCAGAACGTTACGCACCTAAGAAAACAACCAAGAATGAACCTAAAAAATCTACTGTACAGGAAACCTATGAGTTGTGGTTAGAGAAGAAAACGGTTAACGAAATTGCTAAGATTAGAAAGTTTACCCAGGAAACTATTTTGTCACATTTAACCAAATTGATTCAATCTAAAACTATTACAATTAGTGAAGTCATGACCAAAGAGAAGGTAGCTGAACTTACCGAGGCTTTTGCTGGCTATAAAGAAGAATCCGTTTCTCCTCTAAAAGAAAAGTACGGCGATAAATTCAGTTGGGAAGAACTTCGAATGTTCAAGGCTAGTTTGAATCTTAATTAG
- a CDS encoding OmpH family outer membrane protein produces the protein MKKALLFIAISISLVSCDKKAEVKELKTAYVDTAVLMKEYTETKDLEAKYKGQAAEKGRQLEAEINRFKQDAANFQRNAQANGQEWAQKNGAELQRREQQLAQAQQGLQMQLQQESGKEMDSLVKGVKKFIKDYGKEKGYAYIYGTGDAASILYAEDKYDITKEIVKLLNEKYKSQAKTEEVKK, from the coding sequence ATGAAGAAAGCATTATTATTTATCGCAATTTCAATATCACTTGTTTCTTGTGATAAAAAAGCAGAAGTGAAAGAGTTGAAAACGGCTTATGTTGATACAGCAGTTTTGATGAAAGAGTATACTGAAACTAAAGATCTAGAAGCAAAATACAAAGGGCAAGCTGCCGAAAAAGGAAGACAATTAGAAGCAGAAATCAATAGATTTAAACAAGATGCTGCTAATTTTCAGCGTAATGCACAAGCAAACGGTCAAGAATGGGCTCAAAAAAATGGTGCTGAATTGCAACGTAGAGAGCAACAATTAGCTCAAGCTCAACAAGGTTTGCAAATGCAATTGCAACAAGAAAGTGGAAAAGAAATGGATTCTCTTGTAAAAGGAGTTAAAAAATTCATCAAAGATTACGGTAAAGAGAAGGGTTACGCTTATATCTACGGTACTGGTGATGCAGCGTCTATTTTGTATGCAGAAGATAAATACGATATTACAAAAGAGATCGTAAAATTATTGAACGAAAAATACAAATCTCAAGCTAAAACTGAAGAAGTTAAAAAGTAA
- a CDS encoding class I SAM-dependent methyltransferase, producing MDITHKKHFLKVKDYSVSQETFDLYQDEALDMLITHPQPSLDVLGKYYESADYISHTDSKRSLFEKAYHFVKNIALKNKLNLINSYQPSKGLILDIGAGTGDFLTVAQNDGWKTIGVEPSDKAKAIAKSKGVSFVEKTSELEDHSCDVISMWHVLEHVPNLDEQIKELKRLLKPNGTLIVAVPNFKSFDAKHYGHFWAAYDVPIHFWHFSKTAIQKLFAKENMKLEKVLPMKFDSFYVSLLSEKYKTGKMNYFKAFFIGLQSNWKAKQNFEYSSHIYILKNI from the coding sequence ATGGACATTACACACAAAAAGCATTTTCTAAAAGTAAAAGATTATTCGGTTTCTCAAGAAACTTTCGATTTGTATCAAGATGAAGCATTAGATATGTTAATCACACATCCACAACCAAGTTTAGATGTATTAGGTAAATATTACGAAAGTGCTGATTATATTTCGCATACTGATTCAAAAAGATCTTTGTTTGAAAAAGCATATCATTTTGTGAAAAATATAGCTCTTAAAAATAAATTGAATTTAATTAATTCTTATCAACCTTCTAAGGGGTTGATTTTGGATATTGGTGCTGGAACTGGCGATTTTTTGACCGTGGCTCAAAATGACGGATGGAAAACAATTGGTGTAGAGCCTAGTGATAAAGCGAAAGCTATTGCAAAAAGTAAGGGTGTTTCATTTGTAGAAAAAACTTCTGAATTAGAGGATCATTCGTGTGATGTGATTTCTATGTGGCACGTTTTGGAGCACGTTCCCAATTTAGACGAACAAATCAAAGAATTAAAACGTTTGCTCAAACCAAACGGAACTTTGATTGTAGCTGTTCCTAATTTCAAGTCTTTCGATGCAAAACATTATGGACATTTTTGGGCTGCTTATGATGTGCCAATTCATTTTTGGCATTTCTCGAAAACTGCAATCCAAAAGCTTTTTGCAAAAGAAAATATGAAGCTCGAAAAAGTACTGCCTATGAAATTTGATTCTTTTTATGTGAGTTTACTATCAGAAAAATACAAAACAGGTAAAATGAATTATTTTAAAGCTTTTTTTATCGGTTTACAGTCAAATTGGAAAGCAAAGCAAAATTTTGAATACTCATCGCATATTTATATCCTTAAAAACATCTAA
- a CDS encoding GNAT family N-acetyltransferase, which translates to MKILQTTVLNLNQKQSLFELWNAEYPEKIGYSKLSEFDNYLEGLSNAAHYLLVDDQSQILGWAFTFFREEEDWFGIIIDSEIQGKGFGNFLLNELKKNKLILNGWVIDHQNDLKQNKESYLSPLEFYTKNGFLVHENIRIENDKICAVKIRWERE; encoded by the coding sequence ATGAAAATCCTTCAAACAACGGTTTTAAATTTGAATCAAAAGCAATCGCTGTTTGAACTTTGGAATGCTGAATATCCCGAAAAAATTGGATATTCCAAATTATCAGAATTTGATAATTATCTAGAGGGACTTTCAAATGCAGCGCATTATTTATTAGTTGACGATCAAAGCCAAATTCTAGGTTGGGCTTTTACTTTTTTTCGTGAGGAAGAAGATTGGTTCGGAATAATCATTGATTCAGAAATACAAGGAAAAGGATTTGGAAATTTTTTACTGAATGAATTAAAGAAAAATAAATTGATTTTGAATGGTTGGGTTATTGATCATCAAAATGATTTAAAACAAAATAAAGAGTCTTATTTGTCACCATTAGAGTTTTATACCAAAAATGGTTTTTTAGTGCATGAAAATATCAGAATTGAAAACGATAAAATTTGTGCGGTTAAAATAAGATGGGAAAGGGAGTAG
- a CDS encoding S41 family peptidase has product MKKITLFFLIVFSQTVFGYSKFTETQKLVATCKVWGYLKYYHPKVAHGDFNWDKQLFEVLPKIEQAQTKEEFSLVIENWIDSLGEVKQIAPIIPPKDIEFFDKNFDLSWINNDKLFSKNLSKKLKFIENNRFQSTEEFEPGFDGLKNIKNYFDLDYNSKGSRILMLFAYWNLIEYYFPYKYLMDQKWDKTLEQILPLAVEAKDKNDFYQALKKMSTKINDSHGYFFGATKWNPESRYFPANCKIIDNKMVVTEIVGDSLAQADNIKIGDVITKINDKTIKEFIEKNRDLVCASNEASYLNKVVETILRSDSEQVKVEFLKDGKYEIKSMTWYNYHDSHRNEFKKGAMKKKEKFKLLDSNIGYVNMGVIKVKDVPDMIEALRSTKAIVFDMRNYPNGTFNDIANFLNSEEKKFVIYTFPYLNYPGRYVWTEERNCGSENKDNYKGKVIVLLNEDSISQSEWTAMCFQTAGNTTIIGSQTAGADGNVFGLDFKEFHTAYSGIGVYYPDRRETQRIGIIPDIEIKPTILGIQQGKDEVLERALLFIEIGK; this is encoded by the coding sequence ATGAAAAAAATTACCTTATTCTTCCTCATAGTATTTTCTCAAACGGTATTTGGATATTCAAAATTTACAGAAACCCAAAAATTGGTAGCCACTTGTAAAGTGTGGGGCTATTTAAAATACTATCATCCAAAAGTAGCGCATGGAGATTTTAATTGGGACAAACAGCTTTTTGAGGTTTTACCTAAAATTGAACAAGCGCAAACAAAAGAAGAATTTTCATTAGTTATAGAAAATTGGATCGATTCCCTTGGTGAAGTAAAACAAATAGCTCCAATCATTCCACCAAAAGACATTGAATTCTTTGATAAAAACTTCGATTTATCTTGGATTAATAATGATAAATTGTTTTCTAAAAACCTTTCGAAGAAATTGAAATTTATTGAAAACAATAGATTTCAAAGTACCGAAGAATTTGAGCCAGGATTTGATGGTCTTAAGAATATAAAAAACTATTTCGATCTTGATTATAATTCGAAAGGTTCTAGAATTCTGATGTTGTTTGCCTATTGGAATTTAATAGAGTATTATTTTCCGTATAAATATCTGATGGATCAAAAATGGGATAAAACTTTAGAACAAATACTTCCTCTTGCTGTTGAAGCAAAAGATAAAAATGACTTTTATCAAGCATTGAAGAAAATGTCAACGAAGATCAATGACAGTCATGGTTACTTTTTTGGGGCTACAAAATGGAATCCAGAGTCCAGGTATTTTCCAGCTAATTGTAAAATAATTGACAATAAAATGGTTGTTACTGAAATCGTTGGTGATAGTTTGGCACAGGCTGATAATATTAAAATCGGAGATGTTATTACTAAAATAAATGATAAAACCATTAAAGAATTTATTGAAAAAAATAGAGATTTAGTCTGTGCTTCAAATGAAGCTTCATATTTAAATAAAGTTGTAGAAACAATTTTACGTTCAGATTCAGAGCAAGTTAAAGTTGAGTTTTTAAAGGATGGTAAGTACGAAATAAAATCAATGACCTGGTATAACTATCATGATTCTCATAGAAATGAGTTTAAAAAGGGAGCCATGAAAAAGAAGGAAAAGTTTAAACTTCTTGATAGCAATATTGGTTATGTCAATATGGGTGTCATAAAAGTTAAAGATGTTCCAGATATGATTGAAGCATTACGATCTACAAAAGCAATTGTATTTGATATGAGAAATTATCCAAATGGGACCTTTAATGACATTGCTAATTTTTTAAATTCAGAGGAAAAGAAATTTGTTATTTATACTTTTCCTTATTTGAATTATCCTGGAAGATACGTGTGGACTGAAGAAAGAAATTGCGGATCTGAAAACAAGGATAATTACAAAGGAAAGGTGATTGTGCTTCTTAATGAAGATTCTATAAGTCAGTCAGAATGGACAGCAATGTGTTTTCAAACTGCTGGTAATACAACGATTATTGGTAGTCAGACCGCTGGTGCTGATGGTAATGTATTTGGACTTGATTTTAAAGAATTCCATACAGCTTACTCAGGAATTGGTGTTTATTATCCCGATAGGAGAGAGACACAAAGAATCGGAATCATTCCAGACATTGAGATCAAACCTACGATTTTGGGAATCCAGCAAGGAAAGGACGAGGTTTTAGAACGAGCATTGCTATTTATTGAAATCGGAAAGTAA